One Streptococcus sp. DTU_2020_1001019_1_SI_AUS_MUR_006 DNA window includes the following coding sequences:
- the gdhA gene encoding NADP-specific glutamate dehydrogenase translates to MTSAKEYIQSVFETVKARNGHEAEFLQAVEEFFSTLEPVFEKHPEYIEENILARITEPERVISFRVPWVDRDGKVQVNRGYRVQFNSAVGPYKGGLRFHPTVNQGILKFLGFEQIFKNVLTGLPIGGGKGGSDFDPKGKTDAEVMRFCQSFMTELQKYIGPSLDVPAGDIGVGGREIGYLYGQYKRLNQFDAGVLTGKPLPFGGSLIRPEATGYGLVYYTEEMLKANGNSFAGKKVVISGSGNVAQFALQKATELGATVISVSDSNGYVIDENGIDFDLLADVKNKRRARLTEYAAEKSTATYYEGSVWTYAGNYDIALPCATQNEINGEAAKRLVAQGVICVSEGANMPSDLDAIKVYKENGLLYGPAKAANAGGVAVSALEMSQNSLRLSWTREEVDGRLKDIMTNIFNTAKTTAETYGLGTDYLAGANIAAFENVANAMIAQGIV, encoded by the coding sequence TAAAAGCTCGTAACGGGCATGAGGCTGAATTTCTCCAGGCAGTTGAAGAATTCTTCAGCACTTTGGAGCCTGTCTTTGAAAAACACCCTGAGTATATTGAAGAAAATATCTTGGCACGTATCACTGAGCCAGAGCGCGTAATTTCTTTCCGTGTTCCTTGGGTTGACCGTGATGGAAAAGTTCAAGTTAACCGTGGTTACCGTGTTCAATTCAACTCAGCTGTTGGACCATATAAAGGCGGACTTCGTTTCCACCCAACTGTAAACCAAGGGATCTTGAAATTCCTCGGATTCGAACAAATCTTTAAAAACGTTTTGACTGGACTTCCAATCGGTGGTGGTAAAGGTGGATCAGACTTCGATCCTAAAGGCAAAACTGATGCTGAAGTGATGCGCTTCTGCCAAAGCTTCATGACTGAATTGCAAAAATACATCGGACCATCTCTTGACGTACCTGCTGGTGATATCGGTGTTGGGGGACGTGAGATTGGTTACCTCTATGGTCAATACAAACGCCTCAACCAGTTTGACGCAGGTGTCTTGACTGGTAAACCACTTCCATTTGGTGGTAGCTTGATTCGTCCAGAAGCAACTGGTTACGGACTTGTTTACTACACAGAAGAAATGCTCAAGGCCAACGGCAACAGCTTTGCAGGTAAAAAAGTTGTCATCTCTGGTTCTGGTAACGTAGCTCAATTTGCCCTTCAAAAAGCAACTGAACTTGGTGCAACTGTTATCTCTGTATCTGACTCAAACGGTTACGTTATCGATGAAAATGGTATCGACTTTGACCTTTTGGCAGATGTGAAGAATAAACGCCGTGCTCGTTTGACTGAGTATGCAGCTGAAAAATCTACTGCTACCTACTACGAAGGTTCTGTATGGACTTACGCTGGTAACTATGATATTGCCCTTCCATGTGCAACTCAAAATGAAATCAACGGTGAAGCTGCGAAACGCTTGGTTGCTCAAGGCGTTATCTGTGTATCTGAAGGTGCCAACATGCCTAGTGACCTTGATGCTATCAAAGTCTACAAAGAAAATGGCCTTCTTTATGGACCTGCTAAAGCTGCCAATGCTGGTGGAGTAGCTGTATCTGCCCTTGAAATGAGCCAAAACAGTCTTCGCCTTTCATGGACACGTGAAGAAGTTGACGGTCGTTTGAAAGATATCATGACTAACATCTTCAACACAGCTAAAACAACTGCAGAAACTTACGGTCTTGGTACTGACTACCTTGCAGGTGCAAACATTGCAGCCTTTGAAAATGTAGCAAATGCTATGATTGCTCAAGGGATTGTTTAA
- the alaS gene encoding alanine--tRNA ligase: MKQLSSAQVRQMWLDFWATKGHSVEPSVSLVPVNDPTLLWINSGVATLKKYFDGTIIPENPRITNAQKAIRTNDIENVGKTARHHTMFEMLGNFSIGDYFRDEAITWAYELLTSPEWFDFPKDKLYMTYYPDDKDSYNRWIEVGVDPSHLIPIEDNFWEIGAGPSGPDTEIFFDRGEAFDPENIGLRLLAEDIENDRYIEIWNIVLSQFNADPAVPRSEYKELPHKNIDTGAGLERLVAVIQGAKTNFETDLFMPIIREVEKLSGKVYDQDGDNMSFKVIADHIRSLSFAIGDGALPGNEGRGYVLRRLLRRASMHGQKLGINEPFLYKLVPTVGKIMESYYPEVLEKRDFIEKIVKSEEESFARTLHSGQHFAQGIVADLKEKGQSVIAGQDVFKLYDTYGFPVELTEEIAEEAGMTVDREGFEAAMKEQQERARASAVKGGSMGMQNETLQNITVESVFNYNASQLSSKLVAIVADNAEVEAVSEGTASLIFAETPFYAEMGGQVADHGQILDAAGNVVATVTDVQKAPNGQALHTVEVLAPLALNQEYTLAIDSNRRHRVMKNHTATHLLHAALHNILGHHATQAGSLNEVEFLRFDFTHFQAVTPEELRAIEQQVNEKIWEAIAVETVETDIDTAKEMGAMALFGEKYGKEVRVVTIGDYSVELCGGTHVGNTSEIGLFKIVKEEGIGSGTRRILAVTGKEAFEAYRDQEDALKAVAATLKAPQLKEVPHKVEGLQEQLRQLQKENAELKEKAAAAAAGDVFKNVQEANGHRYIASQVSVSDAGALRTFADNWKQKDYSDVLVLVAAIGNKVNLLVASKTKDVHAGNLVKELAPIVDGRGGGKPDMAMAGGSNQAKIQDLLDAVASKL; the protein is encoded by the coding sequence ATGAAACAATTATCCAGTGCACAAGTCCGCCAAATGTGGCTTGATTTCTGGGCTACAAAAGGCCACTCAGTAGAACCATCCGTTAGCTTGGTTCCAGTAAACGACCCAACACTTTTGTGGATCAACTCAGGGGTTGCCACTCTTAAAAAATACTTTGATGGAACCATCATTCCTGAAAACCCACGTATTACCAATGCTCAAAAGGCAATCCGTACCAACGATATCGAAAACGTAGGGAAGACTGCCCGTCACCATACTATGTTTGAAATGTTGGGAAACTTCTCAATCGGGGATTACTTCCGTGACGAAGCCATTACATGGGCATATGAGCTTTTGACAAGTCCTGAGTGGTTTGACTTCCCTAAAGACAAACTTTACATGACTTATTATCCAGATGACAAGGATTCATACAACCGCTGGATTGAAGTGGGAGTAGATCCAAGTCATTTGATCCCAATCGAAGACAACTTCTGGGAAATCGGTGCGGGACCTTCTGGACCTGATACAGAAATCTTCTTCGACCGTGGAGAAGCCTTTGACCCAGAAAATATCGGTCTTCGTCTTCTTGCAGAAGATATCGAAAACGACCGTTATATCGAAATCTGGAATATCGTATTGTCACAATTTAACGCAGACCCTGCTGTTCCTCGTAGCGAGTACAAAGAATTGCCACACAAAAACATTGATACGGGCGCTGGTTTAGAGCGTTTGGTAGCAGTGATCCAAGGTGCTAAGACAAACTTTGAAACTGACCTCTTCATGCCAATCATCCGTGAAGTTGAGAAATTATCTGGTAAGGTTTACGACCAAGATGGCGATAACATGAGCTTCAAGGTCATTGCCGACCATATCCGTTCTCTTTCATTCGCGATTGGAGATGGTGCCCTTCCTGGAAATGAAGGTCGTGGTTATGTCCTTCGTCGTCTCCTACGTCGTGCCTCTATGCATGGTCAAAAATTGGGTATCAATGAGCCTTTCCTTTACAAACTCGTTCCAACTGTTGGAAAAATCATGGAAAGCTACTACCCAGAAGTGCTTGAAAAACGTGACTTTATCGAAAAAATCGTTAAGAGCGAAGAAGAGTCATTTGCTCGTACTCTTCACTCAGGTCAACACTTTGCCCAAGGCATCGTAGCAGACTTGAAAGAAAAAGGACAATCTGTTATTGCTGGTCAAGATGTATTTAAACTCTATGATACATACGGATTCCCAGTAGAATTGACAGAAGAAATTGCTGAAGAAGCAGGAATGACTGTAGACCGTGAAGGTTTCGAAGCAGCCATGAAGGAACAACAAGAACGTGCGCGTGCATCTGCTGTCAAAGGTGGATCTATGGGTATGCAAAACGAAACCCTTCAAAACATCACTGTAGAAAGTGTCTTCAACTACAATGCTAGCCAATTGTCTTCTAAGTTGGTGGCTATCGTAGCTGACAATGCCGAAGTAGAAGCTGTATCAGAAGGAACTGCGTCACTTATCTTTGCAGAAACTCCATTCTACGCTGAAATGGGTGGACAAGTTGCGGACCATGGTCAAATCTTGGATGCTGCAGGAAATGTCGTAGCTACAGTAACAGACGTTCAAAAAGCACCAAACGGACAAGCATTGCACACCGTTGAAGTTCTTGCTCCTCTTGCATTGAACCAAGAATACACTTTGGCTATCGATAGCAATCGTCGTCATCGTGTCATGAAGAACCACACAGCCACTCACTTGCTCCATGCGGCTCTTCACAATATTCTTGGCCATCATGCAACTCAAGCAGGTTCACTTAATGAAGTAGAATTCCTTCGCTTTGACTTCACTCACTTCCAAGCTGTCACTCCTGAAGAATTGCGTGCTATTGAGCAACAAGTCAATGAGAAGATTTGGGAAGCCATCGCAGTGGAAACAGTTGAGACTGATATTGACACAGCTAAAGAAATGGGAGCTATGGCCCTCTTTGGTGAGAAATACGGTAAGGAAGTCCGTGTTGTAACCATTGGTGACTACTCAGTGGAACTCTGTGGTGGTACCCACGTTGGCAACACTTCTGAAATCGGTCTCTTCAAGATTGTCAAAGAAGAAGGTATCGGATCAGGAACTCGTCGTATCTTGGCAGTGACTGGTAAAGAGGCCTTTGAAGCTTATCGTGACCAAGAAGATGCACTGAAAGCAGTCGCAGCAACCTTGAAAGCTCCTCAACTCAAGGAAGTTCCTCACAAGGTTGAAGGACTTCAAGAACAACTCCGTCAATTGCAAAAAGAAAATGCAGAATTGAAGGAAAAAGCAGCAGCAGCGGCGGCAGGTGATGTCTTCAAGAATGTTCAAGAAGCAAACGGTCACCGTTACATTGCCAGCCAAGTATCTGTATCAGATGCAGGTGCCCTTCGTACCTTTGCGGATAACTGGAAACAAAAAGATTACTCTGATGTCCTTGTTCTTGTCGCAGCTATTGGTAACAAGGTCAACCTTCTTGTAGCGAGCAAGACAAAAGATGTGCACGCAGGCAACTTGGTTAAAGAATTGGCTCCAATCGTCGATGGACGTGGTGGTGGTAAACCAGATATGGCCATGGCAGGAGGAAGCAACCAGGCGAAAATCCAAGACTTGTTGGATGCCGTAGCAAGCAAATTGTAA
- a CDS encoding LURP-one-related/scramblase family protein translates to MRRFLVKQKFRLGGERFDIKDELGNVAYQVEGSFFKIPKTFTIYDVAGEQVSEISKEVLTFLPRFEIQLSNGDHFYIRKKLTFFRDKYEFDNLGLRIEGNVWDLNFKLLDDRDQVIAEIAKELFHLTSTYTVTVYDESYADLVISLCVAIDYVEMLESQSN, encoded by the coding sequence ATGAGAAGATTTCTTGTCAAACAAAAATTTCGCCTAGGTGGTGAACGCTTTGATATCAAGGATGAGTTGGGCAATGTTGCCTATCAGGTTGAAGGTTCTTTTTTTAAGATTCCTAAAACCTTTACCATCTATGATGTTGCTGGTGAACAGGTCAGTGAGATTAGTAAGGAAGTCTTAACTTTCCTACCTCGTTTTGAGATTCAACTCAGTAATGGAGATCATTTTTATATCCGAAAGAAGTTGACTTTCTTCAGAGATAAGTATGAGTTTGATAATCTCGGTCTTCGTATCGAAGGAAATGTCTGGGATTTGAATTTTAAATTGCTGGATGATCGTGACCAAGTGATTGCTGAGATTGCCAAGGAACTTTTCCATTTAACCTCTACCTATACCGTAACCGTCTATGACGAATCTTATGCAGACCTAGTCATTTCCCTCTGTGTCGCTATTGACTATGTGGAAATGCTAGAAAGCCAATCAAATTAG
- a CDS encoding ABC transporter substrate-binding protein, whose translation MKRLYSFLAGILAIILVLWGISYHLDSKINSRDSQKLVIYNWGDYIAPELLEKFTEETGIQVQYETFDSNEAMYTKIKQGGTTYDIAIPSEYMINKMKDEDLLVPLDYSMIEGIENIGSEFLNQSFDPNNQYSIPYFWGTLGIVYNETMVEEAPEHWDDLWKLEYKNSIMLFDGAREVLGLGLNSLGYSLNSKDPQQLEETVDKLYKLTPNIKAIVADEMKGYMIQNNAAIGVTFSGEASQMLEKNPNLKYVVPTEASNLWFDNMVIPKTVKNQDAAYAFINFMLKPENALKNAEYVGYSTPNNAAKEMLPDETKEDKSFYPDADTMKHLEVYEKFDHKWTGIYSDLFLQFKMYRK comes from the coding sequence ATGAAACGACTCTATTCATTTTTAGCAGGAATTCTAGCCATTATCCTTGTCTTGTGGGGAATTTCCTATCATCTTGATAGTAAAATCAATAGCCGTGATAGTCAAAAATTGGTTATCTACAACTGGGGAGACTATATCGCCCCTGAACTTCTGGAAAAATTTACAGAAGAAACAGGAATCCAAGTCCAGTATGAGACCTTTGACTCCAACGAAGCCATGTACACGAAAATCAAGCAGGGTGGGACAACCTATGATATTGCCATCCCAAGTGAGTACATGATTAACAAGATGAAGGATGAAGACCTTCTAGTTCCACTGGATTATAGTATGATTGAGGGAATTGAGAATATCGGTTCTGAATTTCTCAACCAGTCCTTTGATCCCAACAACCAGTACTCTATCCCATACTTCTGGGGGACCTTGGGAATCGTCTACAATGAGACTATGGTGGAAGAAGCACCTGAACATTGGGATGACCTTTGGAAGCTAGAGTATAAGAACTCCATTATGCTTTTTGATGGGGCGCGTGAAGTACTTGGTTTAGGTCTTAACTCGCTAGGCTATAGCCTAAACTCTAAAGATCCACAGCAGTTGGAGGAAACGGTAGATAAGCTCTATAAGCTAACACCTAATATCAAGGCTATTGTTGCGGATGAGATGAAGGGGTACATGATTCAGAACAATGCTGCTATCGGTGTGACCTTCTCAGGGGAAGCCAGCCAGATGTTGGAAAAGAATCCTAATCTCAAATATGTTGTACCGACAGAAGCAAGCAACCTCTGGTTTGACAACATGGTTATTCCTAAAACTGTCAAGAACCAGGATGCGGCCTATGCCTTCATTAACTTTATGTTGAAGCCTGAAAATGCTCTAAAAAATGCTGAGTATGTCGGTTACTCAACACCAAACAATGCTGCTAAGGAAATGCTCCCTGACGAGACAAAAGAGGATAAGTCCTTCTATCCTGATGCAGATACTATGAAACATCTAGAAGTTTATGAGAAGTTTGACCATAAATGGACAGGAATTTACAGCGACCTCTTCCTACAATTTAAGATGTATCGGAAGTAG